A stretch of Episyrphus balteatus chromosome 2, idEpiBalt1.1, whole genome shotgun sequence DNA encodes these proteins:
- the LOC129909000 gene encoding cubilin homolog has translation MNRVRFLQTRLLTLGTRVNRIIQKLLTNNCESIPCKNGGTCYNLYEDFNCECPKTWTGKTCETDVDECQNFNGTDLGCQNNGVCINLPGSYRCNCTNGFLGAHCRDRVADCAKSRPGELCGKGQCIPANNTLGYQCLCDAGWKVDNITQSCTVDINECLESLVSCHTSCINLPGAFACGPCPSGYTGNGVNCRDINECEKDNGGCSMMPKVQCINTEGSHRCGKCPPGWTGDGTYCSQAETYSCESTNICHPLAKCQYISNVMVCVCPEGLVGSGYGQKGCRSGSANPCNEHNCQNGGTCVNVGGMATCICRDGFESAHCEIQNICLSNPCLNGGTCTKHHNDTICVCPRGYSGNLCQTRNAVCGSVITQASGDLTSPTARGSNVYGPNQSCAWVIRTDFDLILNVTFSRFDIQFDATCSKDWLQINDGKSLSAPVIGRFCGNELPKGSGNLQSSHNTLFLWFHTDYAINGTGFALSWTSVTPICGGRFNVDDQGHGVIKSPAYPGKSPPNRECEWDIIAPLGKRILFRFFEVVMDNSANCTKDALILYDSNEVLEKICETGVPPPKYSSTNSVKVHFHTDLAKQDSLFHMHYEVVEGKPGCGGLLTEEKGKILFTVDLNRCVFLIQQPVGTRIEIAFVKQELEEGSASFKIYDGRTEDDPVIADTDGELSPGNFTSNGNSLLIVTQVDSPPWVIGSYPNAIVFEANFKRVCGYELRDPSGGTIKTPNYPKPYYEGLDCVYSVVGPLNSVVHLHITDFDISEYDQGCDDGADFIDIYFSLNGPPQRHCKGGQMHVIAPSNYLDLGFHSNTNPQKRRGISAEYYFEKIGCGGVLREAVGSFELLNPSSPTNSYCEWILEAPDSNVISLDLTYRRSGTKCASGEVDLKIFLNRTGSNDGRLVESHCGDEKRIVTILPSNIATVFLKLVPPSIGNAVSYGIRANYTFTPRSSSCGGNYSLLSGSIQSPGWPDEYFESTDCIWVIHAPLGNKIELIPRNFSLETSYKECRDDYLEIRNGMTEASPLIGKFCGTEIPPHIPSFTNHLYLHFHSDASLNYPGFDIIFQQTSTGCGGSLTSHTGSIASPHYPELSRGPVQCDWKITISKGSSIDVRITKIGPTANLCSNDVLTIYDGPDSLSKKLSINCSSDGDIRLSSSKNVIYIRYVLPDDGAAEDQQFYLEYQTNCQQTLNSVEGVIESPNFPSNYPDFLKCEWTIEGRKAETITLTFSHFELEALDLQCRYDKFEVIDMKGEDVLQSHKICRDPAGLLTSDGNKFVVRFTTDSNNNGNGFRLEYKRNGCGGYKNGPMAWFGSPNYPYSVDVDCEWFIEAPAGMQIVLDVTEVHIEGGDGNCSTNGLIVKNDKTDSGTLLRACGIQTELSTITSQGSTMYVRFYSDSVRSRKYMKASFRRTQGKCGGVIHSKHGELYSPNYPNNYSTNTYCEWMAAIGNDFVQLSFESLETHQSFGNKCANGVLDVYDGLKSDEKSHLLGRYCNEGISQRIYLTFNSVMHVIFNSVDKPPGKGFVFKYKKVNCGGTLTKEAGSFRAKEEDGYCSWAISVPEESRVTITFTHVECHCDGLSPEECAKSRGLTIKISNRDYTHICEGHPPDITLTRSGRIDLNSQRMSYTAKYTRTETACGGVLTSLRGSLASPFYPESYPSNVECIWILNAPSGNYLELTFDQMNITNSENCNLDYLEIRETSITGRLLGVFCSNVIPKDSLQGFERIWIKFRSAEGSTGLGFRLSWTNSQLNEISGFNGKIKSPSIVSIRSEKEPFQWRITVPRDNLISLTFKESNGGLKLFDGFDSSALPIEIQLSPWQVTSSMNVIYLMTDNQMLDQFIIEWKAISKDVITQNQPINTCNETLQISYGTTVTISSPGYPTGYENNLNCQWLIKPDHTTRHVVVKLYEVRLEKLDSCYADYLKVFTSNDLLNWHEELKICDSPAKGPNPIAVIHGTPYLKLQLTTDSSLNATGFTSKVFTTCGGNLTNSIGRILDTDIVSPGNEWYLQNCTWHIAVGTGRKIQFTFNFPKNMSQHSSDQCENYALIRDGVNDGSPILPPGRICSNKEINGSITTSSNRATVRYILKPSSSFYLYETPMWNLTYREYSQCNGEVRLTSYSPSELISSPNYPNVPDPHTECIWIIIAPPGETVQVEFVSNFDMNVRQCSKEFIEFRDGATEMARKIGKYCSKPGTIRSSGNVLYMRYLTDIAEPRNGFKANVSLSTCGGTFTQYNNFITSANYPAPGGYPSNSICEYVIKVSSFARVNLTLIDIDLPFDAANLNSSDQIRIYQILQGDSQRVEDELAVIYGNTTTPTAMQVDTNEVLIRFYSFKANTKFRGFKVKYDRLFGACFKDVSGDNGVLTLNIAPRRMAMFLLCRWKITVPKGKRVKLDVIEVDGGVQESDSAKNFRTTFYNDFQMLSRITMVDLNNITTSTSISSSDNKMFVRIFGAYTTSLRRMRVEYSSIEESNCPDDITEDSGSFSVAKLGSAPNFYCSFDFELNGAQTMSFNVSSLIVENRDQRLPSFAVRFKDERNFETLRILSSNLTNSVFAISPKHGTINILQNDGVRVKELEVSYKKNPCGGEYRLGQRFEISMPNLTAEYGSLDCAWQLLTTSNQNGYDLRANFSFTLPCEDEYVTVHAGPSNEYFEIAKLCQGQTFNISRLNSLQIYVFYHTKSFNPNSQMRIAFERATKCSDKINLEISSMEYLYFTSTDYKNNLECVWDVQASEGFYLHIQFSGRFFIEESQNCTKDFLEIRKFENNDWVSMPRYCGRNLPSSINTTSSRLQLVFQSDEANTGDGFSLSIKKTCYAVFNVTNEHQVIKYPSRWSMTKIRMTCDYILKSSDPNKYIQVQFNKFALGYRSRCTLTQVTAKKQTSDGYSVDMGPYCKDNAVSELRAKDSISINYEAILETGGYEIEFFLDSCGGEVNKPMWISSMKNEAGDGYAHNMNCIWNITAPVGHNIVIHFKYLILEENSDCTLDYVSIYKGSQMDSDNLEAKLCGNLTINPPSFHIESNSAVFAATSDSSISRDGFSARIMFSRACDERITLTEANSPVDIDRNLTVFSGEVMSCNIRAMAPPGFRIEMELKELNISKQNQSCGAVCEKSCEHLEIVDSLKADSLVLGRYCWLGAVKPKLISSFKDAIIRTNFELPGIHLFKVNLRLVPAECGSRSEYLLDDESSIEIEPLRGSNGLYPPNTHCTWKITSRFEYELKFTEFSLQNKSDVTGKCLDYVLIKSSESYAQNVVSEHCGTIPSYVIKVDRSRLDAIAEITFHSDEKVESTGFILTARKTNLCNRTYTHTAGVLSGTIIDEVSCQNDILLPENYTVNLYIPSLYLRGSNCSENFIRVIDKKTNRQIYEDCMENYSGRKIYTSTPEVRLDFKVSRYSESEIFYYASPKASLQGCGGNLEMPSGYIMSPNYLEYKNSSVCRWNLTTTSPNRIELFFHEFNMGSACKADYLNVIETSSNGTEWISKHHCEQDPVQFYVSQSNRLSIVSVAARDFDGTGWLIHFRTRSESLRKNSIITSEDENIIELR, from the exons ATGAACCGTGTGAGATTTCTTCAAACACGGTTATTGACTCTCGGGACTCGAGTAAATAGAATAATCCAGAAGCTTTTAACCAACAATTGTGAATCGATTCCTTGTAAAAATGGTGGAACTTGTTATAATTTGTATGAAGATTTTAACTGTGAATGTCCCAAGACCTGGACG GGAAAAACCTGTGAGACAGATGTTGACGAATGTCAAAATTTCAACGGAACCGATTTGGGTTGTCAAAATAATGGAGTTTGTATAAATTTGCCAGGAAGTTATCG atGTAATTGTACAAATGGTTTCCTTGGAGCCCACTGTCGAGATCGTGTGGCTGATTGTGCCAAATCCAGACCCGGTGAGTTATGTGGAAAGGGTCAATGCATTCCAGCAAATAATACCTTGGGCTATCAGTGTTTGTGTGATGCTGGGTGGAAAGTTGACAATATCACACAGTCTTGCACGGTTGATATTAACGAATGTCTAGAATCGTTGGTTTCATGTCATACAAGTTGCATCAACTTACCTGGAGCCTTTGCTTGTGGCCCTTGCCCAAGTGGATACACTGGCAATGGAGTCAATTGTCGGGATATCAATGAATGCGAAAAGGATAACGGAGGTTGTAGCATGATGCCGAAAGTTCAATGTATTAATACCGAG GGTTCACATCGATGTGGAAAATGTCCTCCAGGTTGGACGGGTGATGGCACTTATTGTAGCCAGGCGGAAACTTATTCATGTGAGTCAACTAATATTTGTCATCCACTGGCTAAATGTCAGTATATTTCGAATGTGATGGTTTGCGTGTGTCCGGAGGGCTTAGTAGGCTCTGGGTATGGACAAAAAGGTTGCAGATCGGGTTCAGCTAATCCCTGCAATGAACACAATTGTCAG aacggTGGAACATGTGTGAATGTTGGTGGCATGGCAACATGCATATGTCGTGATGGCTTTGAATCTGCTCATTGTGAAATACAAAACATATGCTTATCAAATCCATGTTTAAACGGTGGAACCTGTACCAAACACCACAACGATACCATTTGCGTTTGTCCTCGTGGATACTCTGGGAACCTTTGTCAAACCAGAAATGCAGTTTGTGGCAGTGTAATAACTCAAGCTTCTGGGGACTTAACAAGTCCCACAGCACGTGGAAGTAACGTTTATGGTCCAAATCAGTCATGCGCTTGGGTTATTCGGACTGATTTCGATCTCATTCTGAATGTGACGTTTAGCCGTTTTGACATTCAGTTTGATGCAACATGCAGCAAGGACTGGTTGCAAATCAATGATGGCAAGTCTCTGTCAGCACCAGTAATTGGACGATTTTGTGGCAATGAGTTACCAAAAGGAAGTGGTAACCTTCAATCTTCTCATAACACACTGTTTTTGTGGTTCCACACGGATTATGCTATTAATGGAACTGGGTTTGCTTTGAGTTGGACAAGTGTCACACCGATTTGTGGTGGCCGCTTTAATGTCGATGACCAAGGTCACGGGGTCATTAAATCACCAGCTTATCCTGGTAAAAGTCCACCAAATCGTGAATGTGAATGGGATATAATTGCTCCCTTAGGGAAACGTATACTGTTTCGGTTCTTCGAGGTGGTAATGGACAATTCAGCTAATTGCACAAAGGATGCATTGATTCTTTATGATTCAAATGAAGTATTGGAGAAGATTTGTGAAACAGGCGTTCCACCACCTAAATATTCATCAACCAATTCGGTTAAGGTACATTTCCACACGGATCTTGCTAAGCAGGATAGCTTGTTCCATATGCATTATGAGGTTGTCGAAGGCAAGCCTGGTTGTGGTGGACTTTTGACGGAAGAAAAGGGAAAAATACTCTTCACGGTAGACCTGAATAGATGTGTGTTTTTGATTCAGCAACCTGTTGGAACAAGGATTGAAATAGCGTTTGTCAAACAGGAACTAGAAGAGGGAAGTGCTTCGTTTAAG atcTACGATGGAAGGACTGAGGATGACCCTGTTATAGCTGACACTGATGGAGAGTTATCCCCTGGGAATTTTACATCGAATGGAAATTCGTTATTGATTGTCACGCAAGTTGATTCACCTCCTTGGGTTATAGGGTCTTATCCAAATGCCATTGTGTTTGAAGCAAATTTTAAACGAG TTTGTGGTTATGAGTTGCGGGACCCATCTGGTGGAACTATAAAGACTCCGAACTATCCCAAACCTTATTATGAGGGATTAGATTGTGTCTATTCTGTTGTGGGACCTCTTAATTCTGTCGTTCATTTACACATAACTGACTTTGATATATCGGAGTATGATCAAGGCTGTGATGATGGCGCTGACTTCATTGAT ATATATTTTTCACTAAACGGACCACCTCAACGTCACTGTAAAGGTGGACAGATGCATGTTATTGCTCCAAGTAACTACCTTGACTTGGGCTTCCATTCAAATACCAATCCCCAGAAACGAAGAGGTATATCAGCAGAGTATTATTTCGAGAAAATAGGTTGCGGTGGTGTACTTCGAGAAGCTGTAGGCAGTTTTGAACTTTTGAATCCTTCAAGCCCCACCAATTCGTATTGTGAATGGATCTTAGAAGCACCTGATTCGAATGTTATTTCATTAGATCTTACATACCGTCGAAGTGGAACAAAATGTGCTTCAGGTGAGgttgatttaaagatttttctaaACCGAACTGGAAGTAATGATGGACGTTTAGTTGAAAG CCATTGTGGTGATGAAAAAAGGATTGTAACAATTTTGCCGTCAAATATAGCTACAGTTTTTCTAAAACTAGTACCGCCATCTATTGGAAATGCAGTGTCATATGGAATTAGAGCCAACTACACATTTACTCCAAGATCATCAA GTTGTGGAGGAAACTATAGTTTGCTTTCGGGATCAATTCAATCACCTGGCTGGCCTGATGAATATTTCGAATCCACAGACTGTATTTGGGTCATACACGCCCCCTtgggaaataaaattgaactaaTTCCCAGAAATTTCTCCCTCGAAACAAGTTACAAAGAATGTCGTGATGATTATTTGGAAATAAG AAATGGCATGACAGAGGCGTCTCCATTGATTGGAAAGTTTTGCGGTACTGAAATTCCACCGCATATTCCCTCGTTTACCAATCATCTTTATCTACATTTTCATTCGGATGCATCTCTTAACTATCCTGGTTTTGATATTATCTTCCAACAAACTTCGACAGGCTGTGGAGGATCACTTACTTCTCATACGGGATCGATAGCTTCACCGCATTATCCAGAACTTAGTCGTGGGCCGGTTCAATGTGATTGGAAGATTACAATTAGCAAAGGTTCTTCAATCGATGTTCGAATTACGAAAATCGGTCCAACTGCAAATTTATGCTCAAATGATGTCCTAACTATTTATGACGGTCCAGACAGTTTGTCCAAGAAATTATCAATCAATTGCTCTTCGGATGGAGACATTAGATTAAGCTCAAGTAAAAATGTGATTTATATTCGATATGTTCTGCCAGATGACGGAGCAGCTGAAGACCAGCAATTTTACCTCGAATATCAGACAAATTGCCAACAAACCTTAAATTCAGTTGAAGGTGTTATTGAGTCACCAAATTTCCCAAGCAACTATCCTGACTTTCTTAAATGTGAGTGGACAATTGAAGGTCGTAAGGCTGAAACCATTACATTGACTTTTTCACATTTCGAGCTTGAAGCTCTGGATCTACAGTGCCGGTATGATAAATTCGAAGTTATCGATATGAAGGGGGAAGATGTATTACAAAGTCACAAAATCTGTCGAGATCCAGCGGGGCTTTTAACTTCTGATGGGAATAAATTTGTGGTTAGGTTTACAACGGATTCTAATAACAATGGAAATGGCTTCCGATTGGAGTACAAACGGAACGGGTGTGGTGGATACAAGAACGGTCCTATGGCTTGGTTTGGTTCACCAAACTATCCATATAGTGTTGATGTCGATTGTGAGTGGTTTATCGAAGCTCCAGCTGGAATGCAAATTGTTTTAGACGTTACGGAAGTTCATATCGAAGGTGGCGATGGGAATTGTTCAACTAACGGTTTGATT GTTAAAAACGATAAGACCGATTCTGGAACTCTACTAAGAGCTTGTGGCATTCAAACGGAACTATCAACAATAACATCACAAGGAAGCACAATGTACGTTCGATTTTACTCGGATTCTGTACGATCAAGAAAGTATATGAAGGCATCTTTCCGAAGAACACAAGGAA AGTGTGGCGGTGTGATTCACAGCAAACACGGCGAATTATATTCACCAAACTATCCAAACAACTATTCAACAAATACCTACTGCGAATGGATGGCAGCTATAGGAAACGACTTTGTGCAATTATCCTTCGAGTCCCTAGAAACTCATCAATCTTTCGGAAATAAATGTGCAAATGGGGTCCTAGATGTTTACGATGGTTTAAAAAGTGACGAAAAAAGTCATCTTTTAGGTCGATACTGTAATGAAGGTATAAGTCAAAGGATATACCTAACGTTTAACAGCGTTATGCATGTGATATTTAACTCTGTCGATAAGCCACCTGGCAAGGGCTTtgtattcaaatacaaaaag GTAAACTGCGGGGGCACTTTAACAAAGGAAGCGGGATCTTTCAGAGCGAAGGAGGAAGATGGATATTGTTCTTGGGCGATTTCAGTTCCAGAAG AATCTCGTGTAACGATAACGTTTACGCACGTTGAATGTCATTGTGATGGCCTAAGCCCAGAAGAATGCGCAAAAAGTCGAGGTTTAACG ATTAAAATATCAAACAGAGATTATACCCATATCTGTGAAGGCCATCCTCCTGATATAACCCTCACCCGTTCAGGCCGAATAGATTTAAATTCTCAACGTATGTCATACACTGCAAAATATACTCGTACTGAAACTGCTTGTGGAGGTGTCTTAACTTCATTGCGTGGTTCATTGGCATCTCCATTCTATCCAGAATCATATCCATCGAATGTGGAATGTATTTGGATCCTCAATGCACCATCGGGAAATTATTTGGAATTGACATTTGACCAAATGAACATAACCAATTCAGAAAATTGTAATCTAGACTATTTAGAGATTCGTGAAACATCAATCACTGGAAGATTGCTTGGTGTATTTTGTTCTAATGTTATACCGAAGGATAGTCTTCAAGGATTCGAAAGAATTTGGATAAAATTCCGAAGTGCCGAAGGCAGTACTGGATTAGGATTTAGACTATCTTGGACAAATT cACAATTGAATGAAATCAGTGGATTTAATGGGAAAATTAAATCACCGTCGATTGTGTCAATAAGATCAGAAAAAGAACCATTCCAATGGAGGATAACAGTACCGAGAGATAATCTGATTTCGTTAACTTTTAAAGAATCTAATGGTGGTTTGAAG TTGTTCGATGGTTTTGACAGTAGTGCTCTACCAATTGAAATCCAACTGTCACCGTGGCAGGTAACATCGAGTATGAATGTCATTTATCTAATGACAGATAATCAAATGCTCGATCAGTTCATCATTGAATGGAAAGCAATATCTAAAGATGTAATAACACAAAATCAGCCAATTAATACCTGCAATGAAACTCTACAAATATCATATGGAACAACAGTGACAATTTCATCACCAGGCTATCCAACTGgctatgaaaataatttaaattgtcAATGGCTTATCAAGCCAGATCATACAACAAGACATGTTGTAGTTAAACTTTATGAAGTTCGTTTAGAGAAACTTGACAGTTGTTATGCTGATTATTTGAAAGTGTTCACCTCAAATGATTTACTGAATTGGCATGAAGAACTTAAAATATGTGACAGTCCTGCAAAAGGACCTAATCCAATAGCTGTCATCCATGGAACTCCATATTTAAAATTACAACTTACAACCGATTCGTCACTAAATGCAACTGGTTTCACGTCAAAAGTGTTCACAACTTGTGGTGGTAATTTGACAAATTCAATTGGAAGAATACTTGACACAGATATTGTAAGTCCTGGCAATGAATGGTACCTACAAAATTGTACTTGGCACATTGCAGTTGGCACTGGCAGaaaaattcaattcacattCAATTTCCCGAAGAACATGAGTCAACATTCATCTGATCAATGTGAGAATTATGCTCTAATACGCGATGGCGTAAATGATGGATCGCCTATTCTTCCTCCAGGAAGAATTTGTTCGAATAAAGAAATCAATGGTTCAATAACTACGAGCTCAAATCGGGCTACGGTAAGGTATATCCTCAAACCGAGTAGTTCCTTTTACTTATATGAAACACCTATGTGGAATCTAACTTATCGTGAGTACAGCCAGTGTAATGGGGAAGTACGTTTGACATCATACTCACCCTCCGAGTTGATAAGCTCACCAAACTACCCTAACGTTCCCGATCCACACACAGAGTGTATTTGGATTATAATAGCGCCACCTGGTGAGACAGTTCAAGTTGAATTTGTCAGCAATTTCGACATGAATGTGCGACAGTGTTCGAAGGAATTTATTGAGTTCCGTGATGGAGCAACAGAAATGGCAAGAAAAATAGGCAAATACTGCAGCAAACCAGGAACAATTCGGTCGTCAGGTAATGTTCTTTACATGCGCTACCTTACCGACATCGCAGAACCACGCAATGGTTTCAAAGCAAACGTTTCGCTGTCGACTTGTGGTGGAACATTTACCcaatacaataattttataACATCAGCGAATTATCCAGCACCAGGTGGATATCCGTCGAATTCAATATGTGAATATGTCATAAAAGTATCATCATTTGCTCGTGTCAATTTGACATTGATTGATATTGATCTGCCATTCGATGCGGCGAATTTGAATAGCTCCGATCAGATAAGAATCTATCAGATTCTGCAAGGCGATTCGCAAAGAGTTGAAGATGAATTGGCAGTTATTTATGGCAATACAACTACACCGACAGCTATGCAAGTTGATACCAATGAAGTCCTGATTCGATTTTACAGTTTTAAAGCGAATACAAAATTTCGTGGTTTTAAGGTTAAATACGATCGCTTATTTGGCGCATGCTTCAAGGATGTTTCTGGTGACAATGGTGTGCTGACACTTAATATTGCACCACGGCGAATGGCAATGTTCCTATTGTGCCGATGGAAAATAACAGTTCCCAAGGGTAAACGAGTGAAGTTGGATGTAATTGAGGTCGATGGTGGAGTTCAAGAGTCTGATTCAGCTAAAAA ctttagAACGACCTTCTACAACGACTTCCAAATGCTCTCACGCATCACAATGGTTGATTTGAACAACATAACAACATCCACGTCGATAAGTTCTTCGGACAATAAAATGTTTGTTCGAATTTTCGGAGCATACACAACGAGTCTGCGTCGCATGAGGGTTGAGTATTCATCAATTGAAGAGTCAAACTGTCCCGATGATATCACAGAAGACAGTGGTTCTTTTTCGGTTGCGAAATTAGGTTCCGCACCGAATTTCTATTGTTCTTTTGATTTTGAACTAAATGGCGCCCAAACAATGTCTTTCAATGTTTCCAGTCTGATTGTCGAAAACCGCGATCAACGTTTACCTTCTTTCGCTGTgcgtttcaaagatgaacgtaATTTTGAAACACTTCGAATATTAAGCAGCAATTTGACCAACAGCGTCTTTGCAATTTCGCCCAAACATGGTACCATAAACATTCTCCAGAATGATGGAGTTCGGGTTAAAGAACTCGAAGTTTCTTATAAGAAAAATCCATGTGGAGGTGAATATCGTTTAGGACAAAGGTTCGAGATTTCAATGCCAAACTTAACCGCCGAATATGGCAGTCTTGATTGTGCTTGGCAACTTTTGACAACTTCAAATCAAAATGGCTATGATTTAAGGGCGAATTTCAGTTTTACGCTACCCTGCGAAGACGAATATGTTACCGTTCATGCGGGACCTTCAAATGAATATTTCGAAATTGCCAAACTTTGTCAGGGTCAAACTTTCAACATATCTCGTCTGAATTCGCTGCAAATTTACGTATTCTATCACACAAAATCATTCAATCCAAATAGTCAAATGCGAATTGCTTTTGAGCGAGCTACAAAATGCAGCGACAAAATCAATTTGGAAATATCATCAATGGAATACTTGTATTTCACTTCGACTGATTACAAGAATAATCTCGAGTGTGTGTGGGATGTTCAAGCGAGTGAAGGTTTCTACTTGCACATTCAATTTAGCGGGCGTTTCTTCATTGAAGAAAGTCAAAATTGTACCAAGGACTTTCTAGAGATAAGAAAGTTTGAAAACAACGATTGGGTATCGATGCCAAGGTATTGTGGTAGGAATTTACCATCTTCAATAAATACGACCTCATCGAGACTTCAGTTGGTCTTCCAGAGTGACGAGGCGAATACTGGTGATGGGTTTAGTTTGTCCATCAAAAAAACTTGCTATGCAGTGTTTAATGTCACGAATGAGCATCAAGTGATCAAATACCCATCTCGATGGAGTATGACAAAAATTCGTATGACTTGTGACTATATTCTAAAAAGCTCTGACCCTAACAAGTATATTCAGGTACAGTTTAACAAGTTTGCCCTTGGCTACCGCAGTCGCTGTACACTGACCCAAGTTACGGCGAAAAAACAGACCTCAGATGGTTATTCAGTTGATATGGGACCATATTGCAAAGACAATGCTGTAAGCGAATTAAGAGCCAAGGACTCTATTTCGATAAACTATGAAGCTATTTTAGAAACAGGAGGTTATGAAATAGAATTCTTCTTAGACAGTTGTGGCGGCGAAGTGAATAAACCCATGTGGATATCAAGTATGAAGAATGAAGCAGGTGATGGTTATGCCCATAATATGAATTGTATTTGGAATATCACGGCTCCAGTGGGTCATAATATTGTGATTCACTTCAAGTACTTAATTCTGGAGGAAAACTCTGATTGTACACTGGATTATGTTTCTATTTACAAAGGTTCCCAAATGGATAGTGACAATCTTGAGGCGAAACTTTGTGGCAATCTTACAATTAATCCACCAAGTTTCCATATTGAAAGCAATTCAGCAGTTTTCGCTGCAACTTCTGACTCATCTATATCACGAGATGGATTTTCAGCTCGGATAATGTTTAGCAGAGCATGCGACGAGCGAATTACGCTGACAGAAGCCAATTCGCCAGTTGATATTGAtcgaaatttgacagttttcagTGGCGAAGTTATGAGTTGTAATATTCGTGCAATGGCGCCACCAGGTTTTAGAATTGAAATGGAATTAAAGGAGTTAAATATTAGTAAGCAAAATCAATCATGTGGCGCAGTGTGTGAAAAAAGCTGTGAACATTTAGAAATCGTTGACAGCTTAAAAGCTGACAGTTTAGTTTTGGGACGATACTGTTGGTTAGGAGCAGTTAAGCCAAAATTGATTTCTTCCTTTAAGGATGCTATTATTCGAACAAACTTTGAATTACCGGGAATTCATCTATTCAAAGTGAATCTTCGCCTAGTTCCAGCAGAATGTGGCAGTCGAAGTGAATATTTGCTGGATGATGAAAGT AGCATTGAAATTGAACCGTTAAGAGGATCAAATGGTTTATATCCACCCAACACTCATTGCACTTGGAAAATTACGTCAAGATTTGAATATGAGCTTAAATTCACCGAGTTTAGTCTTCAAAATAAATCCGATGTAACTGGTAAATGCTTGGACTATGTTCTCATTAAAAGTTCAGAG tCGTATGCACAAAATGTCGTTAGCGAGCATTGTGGGACTATTCCATCATATGTCATCAAAGTTGACCGTTCCCGCTTGGACGCTATTGCAGAGATAACATTCCATAGCGATGAAAAGGTTGAGTCAACCGGATTTATACTGACAGCAAGGAAAACAAATC TTTGCAATCGAACATATACTCACACAGCTGGTGTGTTGAGTGGAACTATTATAGATGAAGTTAgctgtcaaaatgacattttactACCAGAAAATTATACAGTAAATTTGTATATTCCCAGCTTATATTTAAGAGGTTCAAATTGCTCCGAAAATTTTATTCGA GTCattgataaaaaaacaaatcgtCAAATTTATGAAGATTGCATGGAAAATTATAGCGGCAGAAAAATCTATACGTCTACTCCTGAAGTCCGTTTAGACTTTAAAGTTTCCAGGTATAGTGAATCGGAGATATTTTACTATGCAAGTCCTAAGGCATCACTACAAGGTTGCGGTGGGAATTTGGAAATGCCTAGTGGATACATAATGAGTCCTAACTATTTAGAGTACAAGAATTCTAGTGTGTGTCGATGGAATTTGACAACAACCTCACCAAATCGGATAGAATTGTTCTTCCATg aattcAATATGGGATCAGCTTGTAAGGCAGATTATTTGAATGTTATTGAAACTTCAAGCAATGGGACCGAATGGATTTCAAAACATCATTGTGAACAA gaCCCGGTTCAATTTTACGTTTCACAGAGTAACAGATTATCAATTGTTTCTGTGGCTGCTCGTGATTTCGATGGGACTGGCTGGTTAATACATTTCCGAACGCGTTCGGAAAgcttaagaaaaaattcaattattacaTCAGAAGACGAAAACATTATAGAActtagatga